Proteins co-encoded in one Arachis hypogaea cultivar Tifrunner chromosome 13, arahy.Tifrunner.gnm2.J5K5, whole genome shotgun sequence genomic window:
- the LOC112792043 gene encoding TMV resistance protein N — MLGNTKHDVFLSFRGEDTRNSFTSHLYAALCAKRIKTYMHDTRGDDDGGEEKEAIQQSNIYVIIFSQHYAHSVRCLDQLTKILECKERYGRDVIPVFYKMDPSNVANQTGSYADAFVKHQQRFGDKVQRWKLALTQVAGLSPPRSKIYSPDYILVEEIVQHIWRRLKSNYSTDYQGLVGIHNHIAQIHSLLHVELEAVRIIGICGIGGIGKTTIAGALYHELSSQFSFSTFAVNVQQQIENHGMQHTQSKYISELLEEKMPADSLGLRVLTEKLKVSKVLLILDDMNNSAQIRDFIGGHGIFGLGSRILVTSRSLQTLKDAGVDEMYEIKEMNFQDSLQLFCLNAFKQKNPTENYMSLSRMMLSYAKGIPLALKVLGSMLHGSREEEWERVLQKLEKIPNLKTYDLLKLSYDGLSEEQKDMFLDIACFYREGHDVNTVKQAFDSCGFNAATGIRVLNDRGLISMLRGELMIHDLIREMGQEIVHQQCANEPGKRSRLWKHEDIYHVIRENKGTDAIRCVFLDMCKIKEVQLHPETFKMMHNLRLLQFYKSSSTQALKVRLPAFLHSLPDSLWILCWNGFPQRSLPQHFCPKNLVTLDMCDSQLEQLWEKDQKLPNLKRLDLSGSKNLVQLPDLSHCPNIEEIFLSHCKSLVRVYSSSFLSKLNCVWLNGCTELRNLNLPSNILSKSSGLIVLNDCSNLELFSISITTKDVVLHGCSRSRSIESLFRNCLPGSMIRCMMGTRGGSLFESFSDTFDPNGGAAANLDDEPMDNIHLLNLKVLREGSPSSLFPSLSELCWLDLSYCESLTSLPINLFKLKWLRKLYLRGCSNLEKLPEIEEDMENLMVLILDESGIQELPSTMQNLVGLEELSLHGCRSLVFIPSSIGRLSKLCILDLTYCEALESLPSSIFNLKLTKLDLHGCSMLKNLPEITEPAESFAHMNLAKTAIKEIPSSLAYLVGLQTLQLNLCKDLEFLPNSIGNLNLLSKLDFSGCEKLSELPSDIGNLSSLRELSLHESSIVDLPESIAHLSSLKSLDLSDCKKLENIPGLPPFLEHFVAFDCPSVRRVSSSGFDIKLPSDSKDGIFKFHLTNSQELTQSSQSNIAGDAWQRMLDTAYRSVLFCFPGSAVPHWFPNRCKGHSVTLKQSSLNWCSDNRFIGFALCVVFGLEGMHDEECKYSVFSYRFTYECDDGIHVVPSNDQLRYYFNWKGRQRFILHDHTFIWKSYLETQTINHMLSHNAHNFSFQICKYDVGRSWPNYRPRFNIKECGISPLYTN, encoded by the exons ATGTTGGGGAATACGAAGCATGATGTGTTCCTCAGCTTTAGAGGAGAAGACACGCGCAACAGCTTTACCAGTCATCTTTACGCAGCCTTATGCGCTAAAAGGATCAAGACTTACATGCATGACACGCGCGGTGATGATGACGGAGGAGAAGAGAAAGAAGCAATACAACAATCAAATATCTATGTCATCATTTTCTCTCAACACTATGCCCATTCGGTGCGGTGTTTGGACCAACTCACAAAGATTCTGGAATGCAAGGAGAGATATGGAAGGGATGTCATACCTGTTTTCTATAAGATGGATCCATCAAATGTTGCCAATCAAACAGGCAGTTATGCTGATGCGTTTGTTAAGCATCAACAACGATTTGGAGACAAAGTGCAGAGGTGGAAGCTTGCTCTAACTCAAGTTGCTGGATTATCTCCCCCTCGTTCAAAAATATACAG TCCTGATTACATACTTGTTGAAGAAATTGTTCAACACATTTGGAGAAGATTGAAAAGCAATTACTCAACTGATTACCAAGGACTGGTTGGAATTCACAACCATATTGCACAAATCCACTCCTTGTTGCATGTTGAGTTAGAAGCCGTTCGGATCATAGGAATATGCGGCATTGGAGGAATAGGTAAGACAACAATTGCTGGTGCATTGTATCATGAATTGTCATCCCAATTCAGTTTCAGCACTTTTGCTGTAAATGTTCAACAACAAATAGAAAACCATGGGATGCAGCACACACAAAGCAAATATATATCAGAGCTTCTAGAAGAAAAAATGCCTGCAGATTCTTTGGGATTGAGAGTGTTAACAGAAAAGCTTAAAGTGTCCAAGGTTCTCCTCATTCTTGATGATATGAACAATTCAGCTCAAATAAGAGATTTCATTGGAGGACATGGTATCTTTGGCCTGGGAAGTAGGATCCTTGTGACAAGTAGGAGCTTGCAAACGCTTAAGGATGCTGGAGTTGATGAGATGTATGAGATTAAGGAGATGAACTTTCAAGATTCCCTACAACTATTCTGTTTAAATGCCTTCAAGCAAAAAAATCCAACAGAAAATTATATGAGCTTATCAAGAATGATGTTAAGTTACGCAAAAGGGATTCCTTTGGCTCTCAAAGTTTTAGGATCAATGCTTCATGGTAGCAGAGAGGAAGAATGGGAACGTGTATTGCAAAAGCTTGAAAAGATTCCCAATCTTAAAACTTATGACTTGTTGAAACTGAGTTATGATGGGCTTAGTGAAGAACAGAAGGATATGTTTCTTGACATAGCTTGCTTCTATAGAGAGGGACATGATGTGAATACTGTAAAACAAGCATTCGATAGCTGCGGTTTCAATGCTGCCACTGGAATCAGAGTTCTCAATGATAGAGGCCTCATATCTATGTTGAGAGGTGAACTGATGATACATGATCTAATACGGGAAATGGGTCAGGAAATAGTTCATCAACAGTGTGCTAATGAACCTGGAAAACGAAGTCGATTATGGAAGCATGAAGACATTTACCATGTTATAAGAGAAAACAAG GGGACGGATGCTATCCGGTGTGTATTTCTTGACATGTGCAAAATCAAAGAAGTTCAACTACATCCTGAAACTTTCAAAATGATGCATAATCTGAGACTGCTCCAGTTCTATAAGTCTAGCTCAACTCAAGCCTTAAAAGTGCGCCTTCCTGCATTTCTTCATAGTCTCCCAGATAGTTTATGGATTCTGTGTTGGAATGGCTTCCCTCAAAGATCTTTGCCACAGCACTTCTGCCCCAAAAATCTTGTTACACTCGACATGTGTGATAGTCAACTTGAACAACTTTGGGAAAAGGATCAG AAGTTACCAAATTTGAAAAGACTTGACCTCAGTGGTTCCAAGAACCTTGTTCAACTACCAGACCTTTCCCACTGCCCAAATATTGAAGAAATATTTCTCAGCCACTGCAAAAGCTTGGTTCGAGTTTACTCCTCAAGTTTCCTTAGCAAGCTCAACTGCGTATGGCTAAACGGCTGCACTGAGCTTAGAAATCTAAATCTTCCAAGCAACATTCTGTCAAAATCTTCAGGCTTAATAGTTCTCAATGACTGTAGCAACCTTGAGTTGTTTTCAATAAGCATCACCACAAAGGATGTTGTGTTACATGGTTGTTCCCGCAGTAGATCAATAGAGAGTCTCTTCAGAAACTGTTTGCCAGGGTCTATGATTCGGTGTATGATGGGAACAAGAGGAGGGTCCTTATTTGAGAGCTTTTCTGACACTTTTGACCCCAATGGGGGTGCTGCTGCTAATTTAGATGATGAACCAATGGATAATATACACTTACTAAACTTGAAAGTGTTAAGGGAAGGTTCACCTTCATCATTATTTCCAAGTCTCTCAGAGCTTTGTTGGTTAGATCTCTCTTACTGTGAATCCCTCACATCCCTTCCAATTAACCTTTTTAAGCTGAAATGGCTAAGAAAACTATATCTTCGTGGCTGCTCAAATCTCGAGAAGCTCCCTGAGATAGAAGAGGATATGGAAAATTTAATGGTGCTCATATTAGATGAATCAGGAATACAAGAATTACCTTCAACAATGCAAAATTTGGTAGGTCTTGAGGAGTTGAGCTTGCATGGTTGCAGAAGCCTTGTGTTCATTCCATCTTCAATTGGACGTCTCAGCAAACTCTGCATTCTTGATCTTACCTACTGTGAAGCACTTGAATCCCTTCCTAGCAGCATTTTCAACCTGAAGTTGACAAAGCTTGATTTGCATGGTTGCTCAATGCTGAAGAATTTACCAGAGATCACGGAACCTGCAGAGTCTTTTGCTCACATGAACCTGGCAAAAACAGCAATTAAAGAAATACCCTCATCCTTGGCCTATTTGGTTGGGCTTCAAACCTTGCAGCTCAACTTGTGCAAAGATCTTGAGTTTCTTCCAAACAGCATTGGTAATCTAAACCTTCTCTCCAAGCTTGATTTTTCAGGCTGTGAGAAACTCTCAGAACTTCCTAGTGACATTGGAAACTTGTCATCATTAAGGGAATTGTCGCTGCACGAAAGCAGCATAGTGGACCTTCCTGAGAGTATTGCTCATCTTTCAAGCTTGAAATCACTGGATTTAAGTGATTGCAAGAAGCTTGAAAATATCCCCGGCCTTCCACCATTTTTAGAACACTTTGTGGCGTTTGATTGCCCATCTGTTAGGAGAGTGTCAAGTTCAGGATTTGACATTAAACTTCCATCAGATTCCAAAGATGGTATTTTCAAGTTTCACCTTACCAATAGCCAAGAACTGACTCAAAGTTCTCAGAGTAATATTGCTGGTGATGCATGGCAAAGAATGCTAGATACTGCATATAGGTCTGTGTTGTTTTGCTTTCCAGGGAGTGCAGTTCCTCATTGGTTCCCTAATCGTTGCAAAGGACATTCAGTAACATTGAAGCAGAGTTCTCTAAATTGGTGCAGTGATAACAGGTTCATTGGTTTTGCTTTATGTGTGGTTTTTGGACTTGAAGGCATGCATGATGAAGAATGTAAATATAGTGTTTTTAGCTATAGATTCacatatgaatgtgatgatggcATTCATGTTGTTCCCAGCAATGATCAGCTAAGATACTATTTCAATTGGAAGGGCAGACAGAGATTCATTCTTCATGATCACACATTCATTTGGAAATCTTACTTGGAGACTCAGACCATCAACCACATGCTGTCTCATAATGCACACAACTTCAGTTTCCAGATATGCAAGTATGATGTTGGTCGCTCTTGGCCAAATTATAGGCCAAGGTTCAATATAAAGGAGTGTGGAATATCTCCCCTTTATACCAACTGA
- the LOC112792044 gene encoding uncharacterized protein, with amino-acid sequence MASLTLPRHTGIFSGSLPTRPTLRYAAPAKVRMSLSESGPSIAVVGVTGAVGQEFLSVLSDRDFPYRSIKMLASKRSAGRRLTFEGNEYVVEELTAESFGGVDIALFSAGGSISKEFGPIAADKGTIVVDNSSAFRMDEKVPLVIPEVNPEAMHGIKLGTGKGALIANPNCSTIICLMAATPLHRHAKVLRMVVSTYQAASGAGAAAMEELEQQTREVLEGRPPTCKIFKQQYAFNIFSHNASVLSNGYNEEEMKMVKETRKIWNDKDVKVTATCIRVPVMRAHAESVNLQFESPLHEDTARDILKNAPGVVVIDDRKANHFPTPLEVSNKDDVAVGRIRQDLSQDGNKGLDIFVCGDQIRKGAALNAVQIAEMLL; translated from the exons ATGGCTTCCCTCACCCTCCCGCGCCACACCGGAATCTTCTCAGGGTCCCTCCCGACGCGTCCCACCCTCAGATACGCCGCGCCTGCCAAGGTCCGAATGTCACTCAGCGAGAGCGGGCCCTCCATCGCCGTCGTCGGAGTCACCGGCGCCGTCGGCCAGGAGTTTCTCTCCGTCCTCTCCGACCGCGACTTCCCATACCGTTCGATCAAGATGCTGGCCTCCAAGCGCTCCGCCGGCCGCCGCCTCACCTTCGAAGGCAACGAGTACGTCGTGGAGGAGCTCACGGCGGAGAGCTTTGGCGGCGTCGACATTGCTCTATTCAGTGCCGGCGGCTCCATCAGCAAGGAGTTCGGCCCCATCGCCGCCGACAAGGGAACCATCGTGGTGGATAACAGCTCGGCGTTTCGGATGGACGAGAAGGTTCCTCTGGTTATTCCAGAGGTGAACCCTGAAGCCATGCACGGTATCAAGCTCGGAACGGGGAAGGGTGCTCTAATTGCCAACCCAAATTGCTCCACCATCATTTGCTTGATGGCTGCTACCCCTCTTCATCGCCATGCCAAG GTATTGCGTATGGTTGTTAGCACATATCAGGCAGCTAGTGGAGCTGGTGCTGCTGCAATGGAAGAGCTTGAGCAGCAAACTCGTGAG GTGTTGGAAGGAAGACCACCAACTTGTAAAATATTTAAGCAACAG TATGCTTTTAATATATTCTCGCACAATGCATCTGTTCTTTCAAACGGATacaatgaagaagaaatgaaaatggtCAAGGAAACAAGGAAAATCTGG AATGACAAGGATGTCAAAGTAACTGCAACATGTATACGTGTTCCTGTTATGCGGGCTCATGCTGAGAGTGTGAATCTTCAATTTGAGAGCCCCCTTCATGAG GATACTGCAAGGGATATTCTGAAGAATGCTCCTGGAGTTGTGGTTATCGATGACCGGAAAGCCAATCATTTTCCTACACCATTGGAAGTCTCAAACAAGGATGATGTTGCTGTAGGCAGGATTCGCCAAGACTTGTCTCAAGATGGGAATAAAGG GTTGGACATATTTGTATGTGGTGATCAAATTCGTAAGGGAGCTGCACTTAATGCAGTCCAGATTGCTGAGATGCTTCTATGA
- the LOC112792045 gene encoding uncharacterized protein isoform X1, giving the protein MLFWRPELRRHALLEEFCNCISFLLNMSRPMEEDTSKTEEEEFNTGPLSVLMMSVKNNTQVLINCRNNKKLLGRVRAFDRHCNMVLENVREMWTEVPKTGKGKKKAQPVNKDRFISKMFLRGDSVIIVLRNPK; this is encoded by the exons ATGCTTTTTTGGAGACCTGAACTGAGGAGACATG CTTTACTTGAAGAATTTTGCAActgcatttcatttcttctcaacATGAG CCGGCCCATGGAGGAAGAT ACTAGTAAGACTGAGGAAGAGGAGTTTAACACCGGTCCGCTGTCTGTACTCATGATGAGTGTTAAGAACAACACGCAG GTACTTATCAATTGCCGAAACAACAAAAAGCTTCTTGGTCGTGTTAGGGCTTTTGATAGACACTGCAATATGGTTCTTGAAAATGTCCGGGAGATGTGGACTGAG GTGCCAAAGACTGGTAAAGGTAAGAAGAAGGCTCAGCCAGTCAACAAGGATAGATTCATCAGCAAAATGTTCCTCCGTGGAGATTCTGTCATCATTGTTCTTAGGAACCCTAAATAA
- the LOC112792045 gene encoding uncharacterized protein isoform X2 has product MSRPMEEDTSKTEEEEFNTGPLSVLMMSVKNNTQVLINCRNNKKLLGRVRAFDRHCNMVLENVREMWTEVPKTGKGKKKAQPVNKDRFISKMFLRGDSVIIVLRNPK; this is encoded by the exons ATGAG CCGGCCCATGGAGGAAGAT ACTAGTAAGACTGAGGAAGAGGAGTTTAACACCGGTCCGCTGTCTGTACTCATGATGAGTGTTAAGAACAACACGCAG GTACTTATCAATTGCCGAAACAACAAAAAGCTTCTTGGTCGTGTTAGGGCTTTTGATAGACACTGCAATATGGTTCTTGAAAATGTCCGGGAGATGTGGACTGAG GTGCCAAAGACTGGTAAAGGTAAGAAGAAGGCTCAGCCAGTCAACAAGGATAGATTCATCAGCAAAATGTTCCTCCGTGGAGATTCTGTCATCATTGTTCTTAGGAACCCTAAATAA
- the LOC112792047 gene encoding uncharacterized protein has protein sequence MVGNNHSQRERERNRDWIKVLMNSNGHCDDHPDLRSKEKNFFCVDCAVRMCKNCKEAHSLHRRFQIYKYSYQDVFRHSELQKYFDCSKIQTYISNNERIVHLKPRPSTNKPKTSDLSPDSKFKEYNFSSRTKPGGTCEECGKHLQDERNRFCSITCKVSVVPLEAQNQDHNQCSQRSSVESASQSSRFINTPKPEGSDFTLDNQNSEPESSLSEAEPYGWVEVVNYRKRPRKTTPQRPIFVFMS, from the exons ATG GTGGGGAATAATCATTCacaaagggaaagggaaaggaaTAGAGATTGGATTAAAGTTCTTATGAATAGCAATGGCCACTGTGATGATCATCCTGATCTTCGTTCTAAGGAAAAGAATTTTTTCTGTGTAGACTGTGCAGTTAGAATGTGTAAGAACTGTAAGGAAGCTCATTCCCTTCACAGAAGGTTTCAGATATACAAATATTCCTATCAAGATGTCTTCCGCCATTCCGAGCTGCAGAAATACTTTGACTGCTCAAAAATTCAg ACTTACATATCCAACAATGAAAGGATTGTGCATCTAAAACCCCGGCCTTCAACTAATAAACCTAAAACTTCTGATCTAAGCCCTGATTCTAAATTCAAAGAATACAACTTTTCATCAAGAACAAAGCCGGGTGGTACATGTGAAGAATGTGGGAAACACTTACAAGATGAGCGGAATCGCTTCTGCTCTATTACATGCAAG GTCTCAGTGGTTCCCTTGGAAGCTCAAAACCAAGATCACAATCAATGTTCACAGAGGAGTTCGGTAGAATCTGCTAGTCAAAGTAGTAGGTTCATCAACACTCCAAAACCAGAAGGTAGTGATTTTACTTTAGATAACCAGAATTCggaaccagagtcatctttatcTGAAGCTGAGCCATATGGATGGGTTGAAGTTGTTAACTACAGAAAGCGCCCAAGGAAAACAACCCCTCAAAGGCCTATTTTTGTTTTCATGTCCTAA
- the LOC112792046 gene encoding mitochondrial import receptor subunit TOM40-1 codes for MAQAPPTDTKLDEKVDYFNLPCPIPFEELHREAIISLKPELFEGMRFDFTKMLNQKFSLNHSVSMGPTEIPSQSTETIKIPTANYEFGATFIDHPKLMLLGRILTDGRLNARVKYEVSENLTLKANAQLTNEPHMSQGMVNFDYKGKDYRSQFQLGNGALLGASYIQSVTRNLSLGAEVFWAGQHRKSGVGYAARYNTDKWVATAQVASTGMVLASYVQKVSEKVSLATELLCNYLSRDVTASFGYDYILRQCRLRGKIDSNGCCAAFLEERLNMGLNFILSAELDHKKKDYKFGFGLTVGE; via the exons ATGGCTCAGGCGCCTCCCACCGACACCAAGCTCGATGAGAAGGTCGACTACTTCAACCTCCCATGTCCTATTCCCTTCGAAGAGCTCCACCGTGAAGCTATCA TTTCTTTGAAGCCAGAGCTTTTCGAGGGTATGCGTTTTGATTTCACCAAGATGCTCAACCAGAAATTCTCCCTCAATCACAG CGTTTCGATGGGGCCTACTGAGATCCCTTCTCAGTCAACGGAGACTATTAAGATCCCTACCGCTAACTATGAGTTTGGTGCAACCTTCATTGATCATCCCAAG TTGATGCTGTTGGGGAGAATATTGACTGATGGAAGGCTCAATGCAAGAGTCAAGTACGAGGTCTCTGAAAATCTCACTCTTAAAGCCAATGCTCAG CTTACGAATGAGCCACACATGTCTCAAGGGATGGTCAACTTTGATTACAAG GGAAAAGACTATAGGTCACAGTTTCAACTTGGGAATGGTGCCTTACTCGGAGCAAGTTATATTCAG AGCGTGACTCGTAACTTATCATTGGGCGCGGAGGTATTTTGGGCTGGACAGCATCGTAAGTCTGGTGTTGGTTATGCTGCTCGCTATAACACTGACAAATGG GTTGCTACGGCACAAGTTGCTAGCACTGGAATGGTTCTTGCAAGCTATGTTCAGAAAGTATCTGAGAAG GTTTCTTTAGCGACTGAGTTACTGTGCAACTACTTGTCACGAGATGTCACGGCTAGCTTTGGATATGATTACATACTAAGACAG TGCCGCCTAAGGGGAAAGATTGATTCCAATGGTTGTTGCGCTGCGTTTTTGGAGGAGCGATTAAACATGGGCCTGAATTTTATACTTTCTGCAGAG CTTGACCACAAGAAAAAAGATTACAAATTCGGGTTTGGTTTGACCGTTGGAGAGTAG
- the LOC112792048 gene encoding small ribosomal subunit protein uS9 — protein sequence MAQQPLEQVQCFGRKKTAVAVTYCKRGRGLIKINGCPIELVEPEILRFKAFEPILLLGRHRFAGVDMRIRVKGGGHTSQIYAIRQSIAKALVAFYQKYVDEQSKKEIKDILVRYDRTLLVADPRRCEPKKFGGRGARARFQKSYR from the coding sequence ATGGCGCAGCAACCACTGGAGCAAGTGCAGTGCTTCGGCCGCAAGAAGACTGCGGTGGCCGTCACATACTGCAAGAGAGGACGCGGCCTCATCAAGATCAACGGTTGCCCAATCGAGCTTGTGGAGCCGGAGATCCTGCGGTTCAAGGCGTTCGAGCCAATCCTGCTGCTCGGAAGGCACCGATTCGCCGGCGTTGACATGCGCATCCGCGTGAAGGGAGGAGGACACACTTCTCAGATCTACGCCATAAGGCAGAGCATAGCGAAGGCTCTTGTTGCGTTCTACCAGAAGTATGTGGACGAGCAGAGCAAGAAGGAGATCAAGGACATTCTTGTCAGGTACGACCGAACCCTCCTCGTCGCCGATCCAAGGCGCTGCGAGCCCAAGAAGTTCGGTGGTCGCGGTGCTCGTGCTAGGTTCCAGAAGTCCTACCGTTAA